A window of the Drosophila simulans strain w501 chromosome 2L, Prin_Dsim_3.1, whole genome shotgun sequence genome harbors these coding sequences:
- the LOC6732607 gene encoding dynactin subunit 1, with protein MFPKSPRIRQVSQTGLTRIPQKGSPKTIYSKSLLSAQAKKRRILGQRNSKKDNASVDKNKQQLQKIPETGLLTPSSSDNSLTTTGSSSGQSSYSAMAKTSLIRAPTSLTPYLTLKRQQTSTLINFRVRKSHSQMDFKEARRTGNYQLVAHVGSPRKSVQQIAQKDDGDLGMEANMAKLLLQDNALIEGEVSFVVGPDQDARVASLRIFNTIMLHAWRRRREEVRQLTDQVEDYKKSLVKNRNQLHVYNSLFSVEKRRNETLNDQLRQSYRESAQTKLSYEELSVVLVQVRNEKEKLAEELVTKDRDIENLQEMQQQLKSELFQVHSQQGKQLEELTRLQREYQESQYTQDELLCQLNQLRSELALKSDLVDQLRDSLAKVQDLKRGSDEQFSKLLEQTLKLEQAIAEKEEQLVTLQNCLAATLGQRIRQCFAQSQAYQHATYRMLHFVAHYMLPGTPPPGPSLPGAVNRLKGFFVRGSHNEVNIEELKEVDKGQDQEKFN; from the exons ATGTTCCCGAAAAGTCCACGAATTCGCCAGGTCAGCCAGACTGGTTTGACCAGAATCCCGCAGAAGGGTTCGCCCAAAACCATTTACTCCAAATCACTTCTTTCTGCACAGGCAAAGAAGCGCCGCATTTTGGGACAGCGGAACTCGAAGAAGGATAATGC CTCAGTAGacaaaaacaagcaacagTTGCAAAAAATACCCGAGACAGGCCTATTGACGCCCTCTTCCTCGGACAACTCCTTGACCACCACAGGGTCTAGCTCTGGCCAATCTAGCTATTCTGCTATGGCAAAGACCAGTTTGATCCGAGCGCCCACCTCCTTGACCCCCTATTTGACCCTCAAGCGTCAGCAGACCTCGACATTGATTAATTTTCGGGTGCGCAAATCGCATTCCCAAATGGATTTCAAGGAGGCGCGTCGCACGGGAAACTATCAGTTAGTGGCCCATGTGGGATCGCCGCGGAAGTCTGTTCAGCAAATAGCTCAGAAAGACGATGGCGATTTGGGAATGGAGGCCAATATGgccaagttgctgctgcaggacAATGCACTCATTGAAGGTGAGGTGAGCTTTGTGGTTGGTCCAGATCAGGATGCCCGAGTGGCCAGCCTGAGAATCTTTAACACCATTATGCTACACGCTTGGCGCAGGAGGCGAGAGGAGGTTCGTCAGCTGACGGATCAGGTGGAGGACTACAAGAAAAGT TTGGTTAAAAATCGCAACCAATTGCATGTCTACAATTCGCTCTTCTCCGTGGAGAAACGTCGCAATGAAACCTTAAATGATCAGCTTAGGCAATCCTATCGCGAAAGTGCTCAGACGAAACTCTCCTACGAGGAACTTAGTGTGGTGCTTGTGCAGGTCAGAAACGAAAAGGAGAAGCTTGCCGAAGAGCTGGTGACCAAGGATCGGGATATTGAGAATCTCCAggaaatgcagcagcaactgaagAGCGAACTTTTTCAGGTGCATAGCCAACAGGGAAAGCAGCTTGAGGAGTTGACCCGCCTGCAGCGCGAGTACCAGGAGAGCCAATACACTCAGGATGAACTGCTCTGCCAACTGAATCAGCTCCGAAGCGAACTGGCCCTTAAGAGTGACCTTGTTGACCAGTTACGCGACAGCTTGGCCAAAGTGCAGGATCTCAAGCGGGGATCCGATGAGCAGTTCAG CAAATTGCTTGAACAAACGTTAAAACTAGAGCAAGCGATCGCAGAAAAGGAGGAGCAACTGGTTACCCTCCAGAATTGCTTGGCCGCCACCTTGGGCCAAAGGATTCGCCAATGCTTCGCCCAAAGTCAGGCCTATCAGCATGCCACCTATCGCATGCTGCACTTTGTAGCCCACTATATGCTACCAGGTACTCCGCCTCCAGGACCATCGCTTCCAGGAGCGGTTAACAGGCTGAAGGGCTTTTTTGTACGGGGCTCGCATAATGAAGTGAACATTGAAGAACTGAAGGAGGTCGATAAAGGCCAAGATCAGGAAAAATTCAACTAa
- the LOC6732608 gene encoding uncharacterized protein LOC6732608 codes for MNFQCSMMIAGVIYLMFFPMHSVESSRIDFTNIKCTSVNKEFSDFEYCFLKATNRTYKYLSLKVRLYKIPIHQFTVNLGLHKRSNGLMPFSQNVTFDGCKMVADLGNPFVLFLFALFKPYSNINHSCPYTHDIIVDKLPTHFVNQQFTRYVPFPEGDYVFNSNWLTNGKNRAIVRVHFSFT; via the exons ATGAACTTCCAGTGTAGTATGATGATAGCAggtgttatatatttaatgttttttccAATGCATTCG gtGGAAAGTAGTCGTATCGATTTTACCAATATAAAATGTACTTCAGTGAACAAAGAATTCAGTGATTTTGAATATTGCTTTCTAAAGGCTACGAATCGCACTTACAAATACCTATCACTCAAGGTTCGGCTTTATAAGATACCAATACATCAGTTTACG GTGAATCTGGGATTGCACAAGCGATCAAATGGCCTAATGCCCTTTAGCCAAAATGTCACCTTTGATGGCTGCAAGATGGTCGCAGATCTTGGAAATccctttgttttatttctttttgcctTATTTAAGCCCTACTCAAACATCAACCATTCTTGTCCGTATACG CATGACATTATCGTGGATAAGCTGCCCACCCACTTTGTGAACCAACAGTTTACTAGATATGTACCATTTCCCGAGGGCGATTATGTATTTAATAGCAACTGGCTtacaaatggcaaaaatcgAGCCATTGTAAGGGTCCACTTTTCGTTTACttaa